The Gemmatimonadales bacterium genome contains the following window.
GCAGGATCCCCGCGTACTGGTAGAGCGCGTCGATGTCGGCGCCCTGGAGCGTGAACTGGTACAGCGCCTTCGAAACGCGGCCGCCGACGCTGATCGGGGGCGGGTTCTGGAGGTAAACCCGCATCCCCGGGATCTGGGCCACTTTGGGCTGCAACTCCCGGATCACCTGGTCGGCGCTCAGCTTGCGATCGGCGCGCGGCTTGAGATGGATGAACAGGCGTCCCTGGTTGCCGCCGCCGACCGACGACATGAAGTCGAGGACGTTGGGGTCGCGCTTGACGATCGCGGCCACCTGCTGCTGGTGCCGCACCATCTCGTCGTAACCGGTTCCCTCGGCCGCCTCGGTGGTGCCGGAGATCTGCTCGGTGTCTTCGCTGGGGAGGAAGCCCTTGGGGACCTTCATGAACAGCACGACCGTGGCGACCAGGATCGCCCCGGAGAAGATCATCGTCTGGCGGCGCCGCTGCATCACCCACCGGAGACTCACGTCGTAGGCGTGGATGGTGCGTTCCCACACGTGCTCCGACCACTGGAACAGCCGGCCATGCTGCTGTTCCTTCGCGGCACGCAGGAAGCGGCTGCACATCATCGGCGTCAGCGTGAGCGACACGAAGCCCGAGACGAGGATGGCCACGCCGATCGTGACGGCGAACTCGTGGAACAGGCGGCCGATGATGCCGCCCATGAACAGCACCGGGATGAACACCGCGACCAGCGACATCGTCATCGAGAGGATCGTGAACCCGATCTCCGCCGAGCCGTCGAAGGCCGCCTGCATCACCGGTTTGCCCATCTCGAGGTGGCGCACGATGTTCTCGAGCATCACGATCGCGTCGTCCACCACGAAGCCCACGGAGAGCGTCAGCGCCATCAGTGAGAGGTTGTCGAGGCTGTAGCCCAGCAGGTACATGACCGCGAACGTGCCGACGATGGACATCGGCAGAGCGAGACTCGGGATGACCGTGGCCGAGACGTTCCTGAGGAAGAGGAAGATCACCATCACCACGAGGCACAGCGTCAGCAGCAGCGTGGCCTTGACGTCGTTCACCGAGTTGTGGATCGAGAGCGAGCGGTCGTAGAGGGTCTGCACCTCGACCGACGGCGGCATCTGCGCCTGGAGCTTCTTGAGCAGCGTCTTGACGTCGCTGGCGACCTGCACCGTATTGGTTCCCGGCTGGCGCTGCACCGCCATCACGATGCCCCGCACCCCGTTGAACCAGCTCGCCTGCTGCGCGTTCTGCACGCTGTCCACGACCTGGGCGATGTCCTCGAGCCGTACCGGGGAGCCGTTCCGGTACGCCACGACCATCGGCGCGAACTCCTTGGCGTCGGCGAGCTGGCCGTTGGCCTGGACCGTGAAGGCCTTGTGCAGGCCCCACAAGATCCCGGTCGGCAGGTTGACGTTGGCGTTGTTGATGGCGTTGTACACCTCGTCGATCCCCACGCCACGCGACGCCATCGCCCGCGGGTCCACCCGGATGCGGACGGCGTACTTCATCGAGCCGAACACCTGCACCTGCGCGACGCCCTGCACCATCGACATGCGCTGCGCGAGATAGGTCTCGGCGTACTCGTCCAGCGTCGTCAACGGGAGCGAGGCCGACGTGAGCGCGAGAAACAGAATCGGCGCCTGCGCCGGATTCACCTTCTGGTAGCTCGGTGGCAGAATCCCCAGCGGCAGCTGGCGCAGCGTCTTGGCGATCATCGACTGCACGTCCGCCGCCGCGGCGTCGATGTCCCGGTCCAGGCTGAACTGCAGCGTGATGTTGGTGTTGCCCTGCGTGCTGGTCGACGTCATCTGATCGATGCCGGCGATGGTCGAGAACTGCTTCTCGAGCGGTGTCGCGACCGCGGCCGCCATGGTCTCCGGGCTGCCGCCGGGGAGGCTGGCACTGACCGAGATGGTCGGGAAGTCCACGTTGGGCAGGTCGCTCACCGGCAGGAGCCGGTAGCCCATCACCCCGAACAGCAGGATGCCCGTCATGACCAGCGTGGTCATCACGGGCCGCTTGATGAACCCGCCGGAGATGGTCACAGGCCACCCCCGGGCACCGCGCCGCCGCCGGCCGCCGCGCCGCTACCGGAGTCGCTGCCGGCCTTGATCTCCACCCTGGCGCCGGGCACCAGCCTGAGCTGGCCGTCGGTCACCACCTGTTGCCCGGTGGTGAGCCCCTTCTCGATCACCACGAAGTCGCCCGCCGACCGGCCGACCGTCACGTCCTGGGCGCGCACCGAACGGTCCGGGGTCACCAGGTAGACGTAGGTCCCGTTCTGCCCCTGCATCACCGCCTGCGAGGGAATCGTCAGCGCGTCGCGGTCGACGCTCAGCACGAGGCGCACGACCACGAACTCGCCGGGCCAGAGCTTCCGGTCGGCGTTGGCGAAGGTGGCCTTGAGCTGGATCGTCCCCGTGGTGGTGTCCACCTGGTTGTTGAGGAACGTGAGATTACCCCGCAGCACGGCGGTGGTGTCGTCCGACGGTCGGATCTCGACCGCGAGCGGGCCCTGGGCGCGGAAGCGCTGGATGTCGTCGAGGTACTTCTGGGGCACCGAGAAGCTGACCGCGATGGGGCGGATCTGGTTGACCACCACGAGCGGCGTCGCCCCGTTGATCGGCACGAGGTTGCCCTCCCGGAGCAGCAGGCTGCCGGTGCGGCCCGCGATCTGGGCCCGGATGGTGGTGTACTCGAGGTTGAGGCGCGCCGTCTGCACCGCCGCCGAGTCGGCCGTCACCGCCGCTGCCGCCGCGTCGGCGTTGGCCTTGAACTGGTCGAACTGCTCCTGCGTCGCCAGGTCGTTCTGCACCAGCTGCTGGTAGCGGGACACCTCCTGCCGGGCGTTGACCAGCTGCGCGCGGTCCTTCGCCAGGTTGGCCAGCGCCTGGTCCAGCGCCGCCTGAAAGGGCCGCGAGTCGATCTGGAAGAGCAGCTGCCCCGGCTGCACCTCGTCCCCCTCCTGGAACGCCACCCGGACCAGCGTGCCGCTCACCTGGGCGCGCACCGCCACCGTCTGGATCGGCGTCACGGTGCCGATCGCGCTGATCTCCTGGGGCACGGATCGCTGTTCGACGCGCGCGACGGTGACGGGCACGGTGGGCCGTGGCGGGGGGGCGTCCTTGCGGCAGGCACAGGCCAGGACGGCGAGGACGGCGGACAGCGCGGCGTGGCGCACGGAAGAGACCCTGGTCGAGAGCGTGTATCTGAGAGCCATCCGGTGAGTTACGCACACCGGGCGCCGCCCGTTGGCTCGCAGTTGCGCGAACGTCGTCGCCCCGGAATCTTTCGGTCACTTCCCGGACAAAGGAAACGTTAACATGTCGCATCCGTATTCGCTTCCGGCGCTGCCGTACGCGTTCGACGCGCTGGAGCCGCACGTCGACGCGCAGACCATGCAGATCCACCACGGCAAGCACCACCAGGCCTACGTCACCAACCTCAACACGGCGCTCGAGAAGGCGCCCGAATGGCAGAAGAAGGGGCTGAGCGAGCTGCTCGCCAATCTCGACAAGGTGCCGGAAACGGTCCGCACGGCGGTCCGCAACAACGGCGGCGGGCACTGGAACCACACCGCGTTCTGGAAGTTGATGGCCAAGGGGGCGGGCGGTACGCCGAAGGGCGACGTC
Protein-coding sequences here:
- a CDS encoding efflux RND transporter permease subunit; protein product: MTISGGFIKRPVMTTLVMTGILLFGVMGYRLLPVSDLPNVDFPTISVSASLPGGSPETMAAAVATPLEKQFSTIAGIDQMTSTSTQGNTNITLQFSLDRDIDAAAADVQSMIAKTLRQLPLGILPPSYQKVNPAQAPILFLALTSASLPLTTLDEYAETYLAQRMSMVQGVAQVQVFGSMKYAVRIRVDPRAMASRGVGIDEVYNAINNANVNLPTGILWGLHKAFTVQANGQLADAKEFAPMVVAYRNGSPVRLEDIAQVVDSVQNAQQASWFNGVRGIVMAVQRQPGTNTVQVASDVKTLLKKLQAQMPPSVEVQTLYDRSLSIHNSVNDVKATLLLTLCLVVMVIFLFLRNVSATVIPSLALPMSIVGTFAVMYLLGYSLDNLSLMALTLSVGFVVDDAIVMLENIVRHLEMGKPVMQAAFDGSAEIGFTILSMTMSLVAVFIPVLFMGGIIGRLFHEFAVTIGVAILVSGFVSLTLTPMMCSRFLRAAKEQQHGRLFQWSEHVWERTIHAYDVSLRWVMQRRRQTMIFSGAILVATVVLFMKVPKGFLPSEDTEQISGTTEAAEGTGYDEMVRHQQQVAAIVKRDPNVLDFMSSVGGGNQGRLFIHLKPRADRKLSADQVIRELQPKVAQIPGMRVYLQNPPPISVGGRVSKALYQFTLQGADIDALYQYAGILQTKMSASPLLQNVTSDLQIRNPQVNVEIDRDRAAALGLNAAQIENALADAYGQAQISTILTPNNQYWVIMELMPQYQRDMTALNLLYVLNDKGVLVPLGSVATLTQDVGPLSVNHSGQLPSVTMSFDAKPGVALGQAVAEVQGIARQVLPSSIATQFAGTAQAFQSSQAGLVFLLVLAISVIYLVLGVLYESFVHPLTILSGLPFAGFGALLTLLIFRVDLSVYAFVGIIMLVGLVKKNAIMMIDFALDAERTEGKAPADAIVQACLIRFRPIMMTTMAALMATLPIALGLGAGAESRRPLGLAVVGGLAFSQVVTLYVTPVVYTYMDRFQHWLGRVFGGVIRTQAAAEALPATAGAD
- a CDS encoding efflux RND transporter periplasmic adaptor subunit; the protein is MRHAALSAVLAVLACACRKDAPPPRPTVPVTVARVEQRSVPQEISAIGTVTPIQTVAVRAQVSGTLVRVAFQEGDEVQPGQLLFQIDSRPFQAALDQALANLAKDRAQLVNARQEVSRYQQLVQNDLATQEQFDQFKANADAAAAAVTADSAAVQTARLNLEYTTIRAQIAGRTGSLLLREGNLVPINGATPLVVVNQIRPIAVSFSVPQKYLDDIQRFRAQGPLAVEIRPSDDTTAVLRGNLTFLNNQVDTTTGTIQLKATFANADRKLWPGEFVVVRLVLSVDRDALTIPSQAVMQGQNGTYVYLVTPDRSVRAQDVTVGRSAGDFVVIEKGLTTGQQVVTDGQLRLVPGARVEIKAGSDSGSGAAAGGGAVPGGGL
- a CDS encoding superoxide dismutase; protein product: MSHPYSLPALPYAFDALEPHVDAQTMQIHHGKHHQAYVTNLNTALEKAPEWQKKGLSELLANLDKVPETVRTAVRNNGGGHWNHTAFWKLMAKGAGGTPKGDVAGLIDKSFGGFDKFKEQFAAAAMGRFGSGWAWLIFEGGKLAIMSTPNQDNPAMEKKAAILGLDVWEHAYYLKYQNRRADYIAAWWNVVNWEQVNANLKEVR